A single region of the Streptomyces sp. NBC_00425 genome encodes:
- a CDS encoding SAM-dependent methyltransferase, with translation MTPVLVRQHLPHAGPAPRADLGARARDWSEIQERMLVPLYEAVYERLDVGPGTRLLSLGSGSGLALVMAASRGAALTGVESSSPARLALARERLLVRESWGAHARADIRLTDRLPTDRAGAQAPPYTLVTAFEPIGRVAGDTEELAGLLAAATPLARRGAPVVLVGWGPPERCATTAVLRVAAKAAEQDRGTVRLRPALRDDLEDVARRAGLRPDGSGRVACPFGYADVDSALKGLLSTGLFDAAVAATDQAQVEKETAEALHPYRRPDGTVWMPNVFRYLIARTP, from the coding sequence ATGACACCTGTGCTCGTGCGACAGCACCTGCCTCACGCGGGGCCGGCGCCCCGCGCGGATCTGGGTGCACGCGCGCGTGACTGGTCCGAGATCCAGGAACGGATGCTGGTTCCGCTCTACGAGGCCGTCTACGAGCGGCTGGACGTGGGGCCGGGCACCCGGCTCCTCTCCCTCGGCTCCGGCTCCGGGCTCGCCCTCGTGATGGCGGCCTCCAGAGGCGCGGCCCTCACCGGCGTCGAGTCCTCCTCCCCGGCACGGCTGGCCCTTGCGCGTGAGCGGCTGCTCGTGCGGGAGAGCTGGGGGGCACACGCGCGTGCGGACATCCGGCTCACCGACCGGCTGCCCACGGACCGGGCGGGGGCGCAGGCGCCCCCGTACACCCTGGTCACGGCCTTCGAGCCGATCGGACGCGTGGCCGGCGACACGGAGGAACTGGCCGGGCTGCTGGCGGCGGCGACGCCGCTCGCCCGGCGCGGCGCACCCGTGGTGCTCGTCGGCTGGGGTCCGCCCGAGCGCTGCGCCACCACGGCGGTGCTCCGGGTCGCGGCGAAGGCGGCGGAACAGGACCGCGGCACGGTCCGGCTGCGCCCCGCGCTCCGCGACGACCTCGAGGACGTCGCCCGGCGGGCCGGGCTGCGGCCGGACGGATCGGGCCGGGTGGCCTGTCCGTTCGGGTACGCCGACGTGGACAGCGCCCTCAAGGGGCTGCTCTCCACGGGTCTGTTCGACGCGGCGGTCGCGGCGACCGACCAGGCGCAGGTCGAGAAGGAGACGGCGGAAGCGCTCCACCCGTACCGACGGCCGGACGGCACGGTCTGGATGCCGAACGTGTTCCGGTACCTGATCGCACGGACCCCGTGA
- the ftsH gene encoding ATP-dependent zinc metalloprotease FtsH, translated as MSNAAPERKAPDQPWRTEGTPDDDGRRPPDGRRARGRWWGLAVTAVIVFLLVYVGLNYLGGGDEPTISYTEFSRQVDAGNVDKIYSKGDAIQGQLKKARDDPDGGGQYTKFTTQRPAFADDDLWQSLDRQDVTVTARPVVQQRSLLANLLLSLVPIVLLVAVWIFFARRFGGGPGGGAGGLLGRKTPPRPVGLRPDGRRTTFADVAGIDEVKGELDDVVDFLEHPEIYRRMGAKMPRGVLLAGSPGTGKTLLARAVAGEAGVPFFSASASEFIEMIVGVGASRVRELFAEARKVAPSIIFIDEIDTIGRIRSGGASVGGHDEREQTLNQILTEMDGFSGAEGVIVIAATNRADILDPALTRPGRFDRVVSVSPPDRAGREAILAIHTREIPLAPDVDLAWMARTTPGMTGADLANLANEAALLAVKRAQEQVTQSDLSEALEKVQLGAERTLIMPEEDRRRTAFHESGHALLGMLQPGADPVRKVTIVPRGRALGVTLSTPEVERYALSEEYLRGRIIGALGGMAAEQLVYGVVTTGAENDLEQVTNIARGMVARWGMSERVGRLSALPNDAQQAYGLAAAPATLDVIDHEMRRIVDECYEEACRKLRDHRGQLDALALALLEHETLEETDAYRIAGITRLTKKDA; from the coding sequence ATGAGCAACGCCGCTCCGGAGCGCAAGGCCCCCGACCAGCCCTGGCGCACCGAGGGCACCCCGGACGACGACGGACGACGCCCCCCGGACGGCAGGCGGGCGCGCGGCCGCTGGTGGGGGCTGGCCGTCACCGCGGTGATCGTCTTCCTGCTGGTGTACGTCGGACTGAACTACCTCGGCGGGGGAGACGAGCCGACGATCTCCTACACGGAGTTCAGCAGGCAGGTCGACGCGGGCAACGTCGACAAGATCTACTCCAAGGGCGACGCCATCCAGGGCCAGCTCAAGAAGGCCCGCGACGACCCCGACGGCGGCGGCCAGTACACCAAGTTCACGACCCAGCGCCCGGCCTTCGCGGACGACGACCTCTGGCAGAGCCTGGACCGTCAGGACGTCACGGTGACGGCCCGGCCCGTCGTGCAGCAGCGCAGTCTGCTGGCCAACCTGCTCCTGTCGCTGGTGCCGATCGTGCTTCTGGTCGCCGTGTGGATCTTCTTCGCCCGGCGCTTCGGCGGCGGTCCGGGAGGCGGCGCGGGCGGCCTGCTCGGGCGCAAGACGCCGCCCAGACCGGTGGGCCTGCGGCCCGACGGCCGGCGCACCACGTTCGCCGACGTGGCCGGCATCGACGAGGTCAAGGGCGAGCTGGACGACGTCGTCGACTTCCTCGAACACCCCGAGATCTACCGCCGTATGGGCGCGAAGATGCCCCGTGGCGTGCTCCTCGCCGGATCGCCGGGCACCGGCAAGACCCTGCTGGCGCGCGCGGTGGCGGGCGAGGCCGGCGTGCCGTTCTTCTCCGCCTCGGCCTCCGAGTTCATCGAGATGATCGTGGGCGTCGGCGCGTCCCGCGTCCGTGAACTGTTCGCCGAGGCCCGCAAGGTGGCGCCCTCGATCATCTTCATCGACGAGATCGACACCATCGGGCGGATCCGCAGCGGCGGCGCCTCGGTCGGCGGGCACGACGAGCGCGAGCAGACGCTGAACCAGATCCTCACCGAGATGGACGGCTTCTCGGGGGCCGAGGGCGTCATCGTCATCGCGGCGACCAACCGCGCCGACATCCTGGACCCGGCGCTGACCCGGCCGGGCCGCTTCGACCGGGTGGTCAGCGTCTCCCCGCCGGACCGCGCCGGCCGCGAGGCGATCCTCGCCATCCACACCCGCGAGATCCCGCTCGCACCGGACGTGGACCTGGCCTGGATGGCGCGGACCACTCCCGGCATGACGGGAGCGGATCTCGCCAATCTCGCCAACGAGGCCGCGCTGCTCGCCGTGAAGCGCGCGCAGGAACAGGTGACGCAGTCCGACCTGTCCGAGGCGCTGGAGAAGGTGCAGCTCGGGGCCGAGCGCACACTGATCATGCCCGAGGAGGACCGCCGGCGCACCGCGTTCCACGAGAGCGGGCACGCCCTCCTCGGCATGCTGCAGCCCGGCGCCGACCCGGTCCGCAAGGTCACCATCGTGCCGCGCGGCCGTGCGCTCGGCGTGACCCTGTCGACCCCGGAGGTGGAGCGGTACGCGCTGTCCGAGGAGTATCTGCGCGGCCGGATCATCGGCGCCCTCGGCGGCATGGCGGCCGAACAGCTCGTCTACGGCGTCGTCACGACCGGCGCCGAGAACGACCTGGAGCAGGTCACCAACATCGCGCGCGGGATGGTCGCGCGGTGGGGCATGAGTGAACGGGTGGGCCGCCTCTCCGCCCTCCCCAACGACGCCCAGCAGGCCTACGGCCTCGCCGCCGCCCCGGCCACCCTCGACGTCATCGACCACGAGATGCGCCGCATCGTCGACGAGTGCTACGAGGAGGCCTGCCGCAAACTCCGCGACCACCGCGGACAGTTGGACGCCCTCGCCCTGGCGCTGCTGGAACACGAGACGCTCGAGGAGACGGACGCGTACCGCATCGCCGGCATCACCCGGCTCACCAAGAAGGACGCCTAG